In Alteracholeplasma palmae J233, a single genomic region encodes these proteins:
- a CDS encoding BMP family lipoprotein, whose product MKKLLSLLVVLLAIVTLVACGGEKYEIAMITDTGDIDDGSFNQGTWEGIKDYAKENNKTHKYYKPAGETDTDYLTSIDLAVAGGAKIILTPGFYFEVPVYQAQAKYPNVKFVILDGAPKKSSNDSATVGANTLSIFFKEQEAGFLAGYASVKEGFSKLGFMGGIAVPAVRSFGVGFIAGAYYAAKEKALSDFSFKAENYDYLGTFNPSDAYKSKASSWYSGGVEVIHAAAGGAGSSVMSAAKEASKWVIGVDSDQADDSDSVLTSALKKVGEAAIKALGAFYKDEFPGGMTWRLDVHDKAVGLPMETSRFENFTVAQYNKILKKVEENIIVPNSGTELKTFIEGLDYTVDPQLITKIG is encoded by the coding sequence ATGAAAAAATTACTAAGTCTATTAGTAGTTCTTTTAGCCATAGTTACACTTGTAGCATGTGGCGGAGAAAAATATGAAATTGCCATGATCACTGATACAGGCGACATCGATGATGGATCGTTTAATCAAGGAACATGGGAGGGCATTAAAGACTATGCTAAAGAAAATAATAAAACGCATAAGTACTATAAGCCAGCTGGGGAAACAGATACTGATTATTTAACATCAATTGACTTAGCAGTTGCTGGTGGAGCAAAAATTATTTTAACACCAGGTTTTTATTTTGAAGTGCCTGTATATCAAGCACAAGCAAAATATCCTAATGTTAAATTTGTTATTTTAGATGGGGCACCTAAAAAATCTTCAAACGATAGTGCAACAGTAGGTGCTAATACCTTATCAATCTTTTTTAAAGAACAAGAAGCCGGCTTTTTAGCAGGATATGCTTCTGTTAAAGAAGGGTTTAGTAAACTAGGATTTATGGGTGGAATTGCAGTTCCAGCTGTAAGATCATTTGGTGTCGGTTTTATTGCAGGAGCATATTATGCAGCTAAGGAAAAAGCTCTAAGCGATTTTTCATTTAAAGCAGAAAATTATGATTATCTAGGAACATTCAACCCAAGTGATGCATATAAGAGCAAAGCATCTAGCTGGTACTCAGGTGGCGTTGAAGTGATTCATGCTGCAGCAGGTGGCGCTGGTTCATCAGTAATGAGTGCTGCAAAAGAAGCAAGCAAATGGGTAATTGGGGTTGATAGTGACCAAGCAGATGATTCAGATTCAGTTTTAACTTCAGCACTTAAAAAAGTAGGAGAAGCAGCTATCAAAGCTTTAGGCGCATTTTATAAAGACGAATTTCCAGGCGGAATGACATGGAGATTAGATGTCCATGATAAAGCAGTAGGACTTCCAATGGAAACAAGTAGATTTGAAAACTTCACAGTTGCTCAATATAACAAAATCTTAAAAAAAGTAGAAGAAAATATTATAGTTCCTAATTCAGGAACAGAATTAAAGACATTTATTGAAGGTCTTGACTATACAGTAGATCCACAGTTAATTACTAAAATTGGATAA
- a CDS encoding ABC transporter ATP-binding protein, whose amino-acid sequence MLEMKNITKSFGPLVANNHVDFTAKKGEIHALLGENGAGKSTLMSILFGLYQADLGDIFINGQKVNIKTPNDATKYKIGMVHQHFKLVDIFTVLENIILGSEDSKNGFLKTKKARKKVEDIMEKYHMELNLDAKIQDLTVGQQQKVEIIKMLYKDSDILVFDEPTAVLTPQEIDEFLSIIKGFSNEGKVVILITHKLNEIKKAAQQCTILRRGKKIATVDVETTSTDKMAELMVGRPIQKNYDKNDYEKSETVLQIDKLTLEGKHKKILDQISFSVSRGEIVGIAGIDGNGQTELVRCLTGLTRITSGKIELNSIDITNLNVRRKNEHGISHIPEDRHKFGLVLDFSLAENLVLERYYQKDFQKYGLIDYKKVNQYAETLSEKYDIRSAYGISTKVRSMSGGNQQKAIIAREIEKDHDLLIAFQPTRGLDVGAIEMIHNELLEQRKNKKGVLLISYELDEIINLSDRILVIYEGRIVGNFDAKKVTPEILGCYMSGGGVKNE is encoded by the coding sequence ATGTTAGAAATGAAAAATATAACAAAATCCTTTGGTCCTTTAGTAGCTAACAATCATGTTGATTTTACTGCTAAAAAAGGAGAAATTCATGCATTATTAGGCGAAAATGGTGCGGGTAAAAGCACTTTAATGTCTATTCTTTTTGGTCTATATCAAGCAGATTTAGGCGATATATTCATAAATGGACAAAAAGTTAACATTAAAACACCAAATGATGCAACTAAATATAAAATAGGAATGGTTCATCAACATTTCAAATTAGTAGATATTTTTACAGTTTTAGAAAACATTATTTTAGGATCAGAAGATAGTAAAAATGGTTTTCTAAAAACTAAAAAGGCAAGAAAAAAAGTAGAAGACATTATGGAAAAATACCATATGGAATTAAACTTAGATGCTAAAATTCAAGACTTAACTGTTGGGCAACAACAAAAAGTAGAAATCATAAAAATGCTATATAAAGATAGTGATATTCTAGTTTTTGATGAACCAACTGCTGTTTTGACACCACAAGAAATTGATGAATTTTTATCTATTATCAAAGGATTTTCTAATGAAGGAAAAGTTGTTATTCTTATCACACACAAATTAAATGAAATAAAAAAGGCAGCACAACAATGCACAATTTTAAGAAGAGGTAAAAAAATAGCTACTGTTGATGTTGAAACAACATCAACTGATAAAATGGCTGAATTAATGGTTGGTAGACCCATTCAAAAAAATTATGATAAGAATGATTATGAAAAATCAGAAACAGTTTTACAAATAGATAAGTTAACTTTAGAAGGAAAGCATAAAAAAATATTAGACCAAATTTCCTTTAGTGTTAGTAGAGGAGAAATAGTAGGGATAGCAGGTATTGATGGTAATGGTCAAACTGAATTAGTCAGATGTCTTACAGGATTAACACGTATCACATCAGGTAAAATAGAACTAAATTCAATTGATATTACCAACCTAAATGTTAGAAGAAAAAACGAACATGGTATTTCTCATATACCTGAAGACAGACATAAATTTGGACTTGTTTTAGACTTTAGTTTAGCAGAAAATTTAGTTTTAGAAAGATATTATCAAAAAGATTTTCAAAAATATGGTTTGATAGATTATAAAAAAGTAAATCAGTACGCGGAAACATTAAGTGAAAAATATGATATTAGATCTGCTTACGGCATTTCAACAAAAGTGAGAAGTATGAGTGGTGGTAACCAGCAAAAAGCAATTATCGCCAGAGAAATTGAGAAAGATCACGATTTATTAATTGCATTTCAACCTACAAGAGGACTTGATGTAGGGGCAATTGAAATGATTCATAACGAATTATTAGAACAGAGAAAAAATAAAAAGGGAGTTTTACTTATTTCTTACGAATTAGATGAAATTATTAACTTATCTGATCGAATCCTTGTGATATACGAAGGTAGAATCGTCGGAAATTTTGATGCCAAAAAAGTTACTCCTGAAATACTAGGATGTTACATGTCTGGTGGAGGTGTTAAAAATGAATGA
- a CDS encoding ABC transporter permease, producing the protein MNEKFKKAVNTINKNLLKLFTIIKPSLIAIGIGLLIGFIIMLVFNPAGAFPGLIKMLSGGLGIGMKGVGDVIVKATPIILTGISLVVAFKSGLFNIGTPGQMIIGGYVAVHIGVLWNLPSGIHWIVALILGTLAGAIWGAIPGILKAFTNTNEVVSSIMLNYIGTLLVVFLVKTNVYNVDYAKSLNIKASAELPKLKFLFGSSDANIGIFIAIIVGILIYYLFKKTTLGYELKASGFNPDASKYAGMNAKKSIISSMTIAGGIAGLAGAINYLVIGTNLGTTYDLLPAGFDGISVALIGLTNPIGSIFSGLFLSHIRQGGFYMQINGYPPQIIDIIISVIVYTISISIGLQMIFKRLKDKRMKKTVKEEN; encoded by the coding sequence ATGAATGAGAAATTTAAAAAGGCAGTTAATACTATTAATAAAAACTTGCTTAAATTATTTACAATTATAAAACCCAGTTTAATAGCTATTGGTATTGGACTTTTAATCGGTTTTATTATAATGTTAGTATTTAATCCAGCAGGTGCTTTCCCAGGTTTAATTAAGATGCTTTCTGGTGGATTAGGTATCGGAATGAAAGGTGTCGGTGACGTTATTGTTAAAGCGACTCCGATTATTTTAACAGGTATTTCTTTAGTGGTTGCCTTTAAATCAGGTCTTTTTAATATAGGAACTCCAGGACAAATGATTATCGGTGGTTATGTAGCTGTTCATATTGGTGTATTATGGAATCTGCCATCTGGTATTCATTGGATAGTAGCATTAATTCTGGGAACTCTAGCGGGTGCAATCTGGGGAGCTATTCCAGGTATTTTAAAAGCATTCACTAATACTAATGAAGTTGTTTCAAGTATTATGTTGAATTATATTGGTACACTTCTTGTAGTATTTTTAGTCAAGACTAATGTTTATAATGTAGATTATGCCAAGTCACTTAATATCAAAGCTAGTGCTGAACTGCCTAAACTTAAGTTTCTTTTTGGAAGTTCTGATGCTAATATAGGTATTTTTATTGCAATTATAGTGGGTATATTAATTTACTATCTATTTAAAAAAACAACGCTGGGCTATGAATTAAAGGCATCTGGATTTAATCCTGATGCGAGTAAATACGCTGGAATGAATGCTAAAAAAAGCATTATTAGTTCAATGACTATAGCAGGTGGTATCGCAGGGCTAGCAGGAGCGATTAATTATTTAGTAATTGGTACCAATTTAGGAACAACATATGACTTACTGCCTGCAGGATTTGATGGAATCTCTGTGGCTCTAATAGGTTTAACTAATCCAATCGGATCTATTTTTTCTGGACTATTTTTAAGCCACATTAGACAAGGTGGTTTCTACATGCAAATTAATGGTTATCCACCACAAATCATTGATATCATTATTTCTGTTATCGTTTATACAATTTCTATTTCAATAGGGCTTCAAATGATATTTAAGAGATTAAAAGATAAACGCATGAAAAAAACAGTTAAGGAGGAAAATTAA
- a CDS encoding ABC transporter permease, with amino-acid sequence MELIRLSFISIIPLLIVALGGLMSEKSGVTNIALEGIMLLGAFCGIWIIKGLEASNMPIQFIYFIGILAGGFIGALVASLHAYASISMKADQTISATAINLFAPAFAIFTARIVIGAQQIKFKSNFRIDKVPLLGDIPFIGDLFFKNTYLSFYIGIVILIIVWVFLYKTKTGLRIRAVGENPHAADSQGVSVKKIRYLSVILSGVLAGMGGVIFVATTSNSFDATVAGMGFLAIAVLIFGNWRPGRILFAAVFFGFFRTVASAPTLIPFLQGVSIPSEIYQMLPYVITLVVLAFTSKNSRAPKSIGQVYEKDKR; translated from the coding sequence ATGGAATTAATTAGATTATCTTTTATTAGTATAATTCCTTTATTAATAGTTGCCTTAGGTGGTTTGATGTCTGAAAAAAGTGGTGTTACCAATATAGCCTTAGAAGGAATTATGTTATTGGGAGCTTTTTGTGGAATATGGATAATAAAAGGACTAGAAGCAAGTAACATGCCTATTCAGTTTATTTATTTTATAGGTATTTTAGCAGGAGGGTTTATAGGTGCTTTAGTCGCAAGCCTACATGCTTATGCATCTATTTCTATGAAAGCAGACCAAACCATTAGTGCTACAGCAATCAATTTATTTGCCCCAGCTTTTGCAATCTTTACTGCAAGAATTGTGATTGGAGCACAACAAATTAAATTCAAATCAAACTTTAGAATAGATAAAGTGCCTTTGTTAGGGGATATACCTTTTATTGGAGATTTATTCTTTAAAAATACATATCTTAGTTTTTATATAGGTATTGTGATTTTAATTATCGTCTGGGTCTTTTTATATAAAACCAAAACTGGTTTAAGAATTAGAGCTGTTGGTGAAAATCCACATGCTGCTGATTCACAAGGGGTATCAGTTAAAAAAATAAGATACTTATCAGTTATTTTATCAGGAGTTCTAGCAGGAATGGGTGGCGTGATATTTGTAGCAACCACTTCAAATTCTTTTGATGCCACAGTTGCAGGAATGGGGTTTTTAGCTATAGCTGTTTTAATATTTGGTAACTGGCGTCCAGGAAGAATTTTATTTGCAGCAGTGTTCTTTGGATTTTTTAGAACAGTAGCAAGTGCTCCAACGCTAATTCCTTTTTTACAAGGAGTAAGTATTCCAAGTGAAATATATCAAATGCTTCCATATGTTATTACCTTAGTGGTATTAGCATTTACTTCTAAAAATAGTAGGGCTCCGAAATCAATTGGACAAGTTTATGAGAAAGATAAAAGATAG
- the pip gene encoding prolyl aminopeptidase has product MKVDLYLQTNDGHELAIYTRGNSKNPSVIFLHGGPGGSINEKSFSFFDLNKWYVIAFDQRGCGNSKPFASLHNNTIKHSASDIELIRQYFNLNKITVFGGSYGSTLALYYAIEHPEKIESLVLRGIFLGRNEDVSWLYQEGASYFYPEEHNKFKEFIKKDKQGNLVNAYYQIFTSNDEENKMKACKIWSDWESSVVNLVQKKEFIKEEITKRDISIALLECYYFENKMFWNDDNYILNKVDKIKDIPIYTVHGRYDVDCRLSGAYQLHEKLNNGILYTAERSGHSPYEEESFRLLKNIMKDLES; this is encoded by the coding sequence ATGAAAGTAGATTTATATTTACAAACAAATGACGGACATGAACTAGCTATCTATACAAGAGGAAATAGTAAAAACCCATCAGTTATTTTCCTACATGGAGGGCCTGGAGGAAGTATTAACGAAAAGTCTTTTTCATTCTTTGATTTAAACAAATGGTATGTAATCGCCTTTGATCAAAGAGGGTGCGGTAATTCTAAACCTTTTGCCAGCTTACATAATAATACAATTAAGCATAGTGCATCTGATATTGAATTAATTAGACAATACTTTAATTTAAATAAAATAACTGTCTTTGGTGGAAGTTACGGAAGTACGCTGGCCCTTTATTATGCAATTGAGCATCCAGAAAAAATCGAATCACTTGTTTTAAGAGGTATCTTTTTAGGGAGAAATGAAGATGTTTCATGGCTATATCAAGAAGGAGCTTCATACTTTTATCCAGAAGAACATAATAAGTTTAAAGAATTTATTAAAAAAGATAAACAAGGAAATTTAGTGAATGCTTATTATCAAATTTTCACCTCAAATGATGAAGAAAATAAAATGAAGGCTTGTAAAATATGGTCTGATTGGGAATCTTCAGTCGTGAATTTGGTTCAAAAAAAGGAATTTATTAAAGAAGAGATTACTAAAAGAGATATTAGTATTGCCTTATTAGAATGTTACTATTTTGAAAATAAAATGTTTTGGAATGATGATAATTATATTTTAAATAAGGTAGATAAAATTAAAGATATTCCTATTTACACAGTTCATGGCAGATATGATGTTGACTGTAGATTAAGTGGTGCATATCAGTTACATGAAAAATTAAATAACGGAATATTATATACAGCTGAAAGAAGCGGACATAGTCCTTATGAGGAAGAATCTTTTAGACTTTTAAAAAATATAATGAAAGATCTAGAAAGTTAA
- a CDS encoding DUF4256 domain-containing protein — MESILKILETRFKNNMHRHPNVSWDIVVKMIEKDPSKIESLSNMEKTGGEPDVIFYDPDHAKLIFMDCSKETPKGRRSLCYDNDALIGRKKFPPKDSALNLSETMGVELLNQEDYLYLQTLEPVDLKTSSWILTPKEIRELGGALFCDNRYNKVFTYHNGADSYYEARGFRTKLVFVER, encoded by the coding sequence ATGGAATCTATTTTAAAGATATTAGAAACAAGATTTAAAAATAATATGCATAGACACCCTAATGTTAGTTGGGATATTGTTGTAAAAATGATTGAAAAAGATCCATCGAAAATAGAATCACTTTCTAACATGGAAAAAACTGGTGGAGAACCCGATGTTATTTTTTACGATCCTGATCATGCTAAATTGATATTTATGGATTGTTCTAAAGAAACACCTAAAGGAAGAAGAAGTTTATGCTATGATAATGATGCTCTTATAGGTAGAAAAAAGTTTCCTCCTAAAGATAGTGCCCTTAATCTTTCTGAAACTATGGGAGTAGAACTCCTAAATCAAGAAGACTACTTATACTTACAAACATTAGAACCAGTTGATTTAAAAACTTCTAGTTGGATTTTAACGCCGAAAGAGATTAGAGAGTTAGGTGGCGCACTTTTTTGTGATAATAGATATAATAAAGTGTTTACTTATCATAATGGGGCAGATTCATATTATGAAGCTAGAGGTTTTAGAACTAAACTAGTCTTTGTGGAAAGGTAA
- a CDS encoding HAD family hydrolase, translated as MEKKIIISDFDGTFYRTKEELIKNIKIINKFRTDKNVFMIATGRSYVGFLEQIKDYPVFYDYIILCNGALILNNKNEYIKHYSIERDLINQINTFLIQFSSFIKKFTYVSKYKNFDNDQLDIEMLKIKLHLDDDQIAPKICAALLSKFKNINAYIIPLNKGCLIEIISNETSKSKAIKYLSGKLEYSQKEIITIGDSDNDLEMILDFNGYAINSATNEFISKAGRTIEDISTLIEKHAKIL; from the coding sequence ATGGAAAAGAAAATCATTATTTCTGATTTTGATGGCACTTTTTATAGAACAAAAGAAGAACTTATCAAAAATATTAAAATAATTAATAAGTTTAGAACAGACAAAAATGTATTCATGATTGCTACAGGTAGATCGTATGTTGGTTTTTTAGAACAAATAAAAGATTATCCTGTCTTTTATGACTACATTATTTTATGCAATGGTGCACTTATCCTAAATAATAAAAATGAATATATAAAACATTACAGTATAGAAAGAGATCTAATTAATCAGATTAACACATTTTTAATTCAGTTTTCTTCATTTATAAAAAAGTTTACCTATGTTTCAAAATATAAAAATTTTGATAATGATCAATTAGATATTGAAATGTTAAAAATTAAGTTACATCTTGATGATGATCAAATAGCACCCAAAATTTGTGCAGCACTCCTTTCTAAATTTAAAAATATAAATGCTTATATCATTCCCTTAAATAAAGGATGCTTAATAGAAATAATTTCTAATGAAACAAGCAAATCTAAAGCAATTAAATACCTTAGTGGTAAGTTAGAATATTCTCAGAAAGAAATAATTACTATAGGAGACTCTGATAATGATTTAGAAATGATTCTTGATTTTAATGGATATGCCATAAACTCAGCTACTAATGAATTTATAAGTAAAGCAGGAAGAACAATAGAGGATATTTCCACATTAATAGAAAAACATGCAAAGATACTTTGA
- a CDS encoding HAD family hydrolase, producing the protein MIKGIIFDLDGTLLDTTKDIQNSLNQALTTYNLPKLDLLNVKRNLGNGSGALIKASVPQNTNIEIIEKVKEYYDNYYKEHNNILTKPYDGIVELLRELKKLNLKLGIASNKYQEGVTNLNETLFEGLFDVALGETKGMPLKPDPSIIHLALAKMKLAPHEVLYIGDTEVDYKTAINSNLDCVLVTWGFREKKDLEALNPNYIIDEPGEIIDIIKKR; encoded by the coding sequence ATGATAAAAGGAATTATATTTGACTTAGATGGGACTTTGCTTGATACAACTAAAGATATTCAAAATAGTCTAAACCAGGCACTTACAACTTATAATCTCCCTAAACTAGATTTATTGAATGTAAAAAGAAACTTAGGTAATGGATCAGGAGCTTTAATTAAAGCATCAGTCCCACAAAATACAAATATAGAGATAATAGAAAAAGTAAAAGAATATTATGACAACTACTATAAAGAACACAATAATATATTAACTAAACCTTATGATGGTATAGTAGAACTTTTAAGAGAACTCAAAAAACTTAATCTAAAACTAGGAATCGCATCTAATAAATACCAAGAAGGTGTAACAAACTTAAATGAAACACTATTTGAAGGTCTATTTGATGTTGCCTTAGGTGAAACTAAGGGAATGCCATTAAAACCAGATCCATCTATTATACATTTAGCGCTTGCTAAAATGAAATTAGCGCCTCATGAAGTACTTTACATAGGTGATACTGAAGTGGATTATAAAACCGCTATAAACAGCAATCTTGATTGTGTTTTAGTAACTTGGGGGTTTAGAGAAAAAAAAGACTTAGAAGCATTAAACCCAAATTATATAATAGATGAACCAGGAGAAATTATAGATATTATTAAAAAAAGATAA